A stretch of Oncorhynchus mykiss isolate Arlee chromosome 12, USDA_OmykA_1.1, whole genome shotgun sequence DNA encodes these proteins:
- the LOC110538293 gene encoding glutaryl-CoA dehydrogenase, mitochondrial has product MALRSAVCRLLVNPQRCAIISASRSQGSAAPAQKDAEKASEKKAKAPKVQFNWRDGLELEGQLTEDEIMIRDSFRDYCQDKLMPRILMANRNEVFHRDIVSEMGELGVLGPTIKGYGCAGTSYVAYGLIAREVERVDSGYRSVMSVQSSLVMHPIYAYGTEEQKEKWLPRLARGEILGCFGLTEPNHGSDPGGMETRAKFNPSSRTFTLTGSKTWITNSPVADIAVVWAKCDDGKVCGFILERGMKGFTTPKIEGKFSLRASATGMIIMDEVEVPEENLLPKVSGLGGPFGCLNNARYGIAWGSLGAAEFCFHAARQYTLDRIQFGVPLARNQLMQKKMADMLTEITIGLQACLQLGRLIDAKKAAPEMISMLKRNSCGKSLDIARQARDMLGGNGISDEYHIIRHVMNLEAVNTYEGTHDIHALILGRAITGLQSFTVNN; this is encoded by the exons ATGGCACTGAGAAGCGCTGTGTGCCGTCTGCTGGTCAACCCCCAGAGATGTGCCATCATTTCAGCATCAAGATCTCAGGGATCAGCAGCACCTGCACAAAAGG ATGCAGAGAAAGCTAGTGAGAAGAAGGCTAAAGCAC CCAAGGTTCAGTTTAACTGGCGGGATGGCCTGGAGCTGGAGGGTCAGCTGACTGAGGACGAGATCATGATCCGAGACTCGTTCCGTGATTACTGTCAGGACAAACTCATGCCCCGCATTCTGATGGCCAACAGAAACGAAG TGTTCCATCGAGACATTGTGTCAGAGATGGGGGAGCTGGGTGTCCTGGGCCCAACTATTAAAG GCTATGGCTGTGCTGGGACGAGCTATGTGGCCTACGGTTTGATCGCGAGGGAAGTGGAGAGGGTGGACAGCGGCTACCGCTCTGTCATGAGTGTGCAGTCCTCCTTGGTCATGCACCCTATCTACGCGTACGGTACCGAAGAGCAGAAGGAGAAGTGGCTGCCCAGGCTGG CTCGTGGAGAGATCCTGGGCTGTTTTGGGTTGACTGAGCCCAACCACGGCAGTGACCCCGGTGGCATGGAGACCCGGGCTAAGTTCAACCCCTCCAGCCGCACCTTCACTCTCACTGGCTCCAAGACCTG GATCACCAACTCCCCTGTGGCGGACATCGCTGTGGTCTGGGCCAAGTGTGACGATGGGAAGGTGTGTGGCTTCATCCTGGAGCGCGGTATGAAGGGCTTCACCACACCCAAGATCGAGGGCAAGTTCTCTCTGAGGGCGTCTGCCACTGGAATGATCATCATGGACGAGGTGGAGGTTCCTGAGGAGAACCTGCTGCCCAAAGTCTCTGGCCTGGGG GGTCCCTTTGGTTGCCTGAACAATGCCCGGTATGGCATCGCCTGGGGTTCACTAGGTGCTGCAGAGTTCTGCTTCCACGCGGCTCGTCAGTACACACTAGACAG AATCCAGTTTGGAGTACCCCTGGCCAGAAACCAGCTGATGCAGAAAAAGATGGCCGACATGTTGACAGAAATCACCATTGGTCTGCAGGCCTGTCTACAGCTGGGGAGACTCATCGACGCCAAAAA gGCAGCCCCTGAGATGATCTCTATGCTAAAGAGGAACAGCTGTGGGAAGTCCCTGGACATCGCCCGGCAGGCCAGAGATATGCTGGGAGGAAACGGCATCTCTGATGAGTACCACATCATCCGCCATGTTATGAACCTGGAGGCCGTCAACACATACGAAG GTACCCATGACATCCATGCCCTGATTCTGGGCAGAGCCATCACTGGACTGCAGTCTTTCACTGTTAATAACTAA
- the syce2 gene encoding synaptonemal complex central element protein 2 yields MSQLLFGKPAPTFQSTPKLCHHHPSSPKDPEQGHGPEQDIPDETFSFVTLDESHGQQSEDSGIDISNISNRRDVHNSTSSERPGEEATTVLSSTIEEIGKKAQDLIERINQSRAMDQEIMTTFENKLMNKVSEVCQQVKEQMFSSYEEHGRGMEANLQELSEVLERCSQLSMELQGASQTLSAINNSLQRTAKN; encoded by the exons ATGTCCCAGCTCCTCTTTGGAAAGCCAGCACCTACCTTTCAGTCTACACCAAAACTTTGTCATCATCATCCTTCATCACCCAAG GACCCTGAACAAGGACATGGGCCAGAACAGGACATCCCTGATGAGACATTTTCGTTTGTGACACTGGACGAAAGCCATGGACAGCAAAG tgAGGACTCCGGCATCGACATTTCAAACATATCCAATAGACGTGACGTACACAACAGTACCTCCAGTGAGCGCCCAGGTGAGGAGGCTACGACTGTTCTCAGTTCAACGATAGAGGAGATAGGGAAGAAGGCCCAGGATCTGATAGAGCGAATCAACCAGAGCCGAGCCATGGACCAGGAAATCATGACCACCTTCGAGAACAAGTTAATGAATAAG GTGAGTGAGGTGTGCCAACAGGTGAAGGAGCAGATGTTCAGCAGCTATGAGGAACATGGCCGTGGGATGGAGGCCAATCTGCAGGAGCTGTCTGAGGTTCTGGAGAGGTGCAGTCAGCTCAGTATGGAGCTGCAGGGAGCCAGTCAGACCTTATCAGCCATTAACAACAGCCTGCAGCGGACAGCTAAGAACTGA
- the LOC110538291 gene encoding phenylalanine--tRNA ligase alpha subunit yields the protein MADTGLVETLLQRVEKVDGGLDSQDVATSLGVDHQAIVGAVKSLQALGDVISAEQRSSKHWELTGEGCEIAEQGSHEARVVSSIPEEGMPQSQLMKLAFGKVGFSKAMSNKWIRLDKGHEGGPRIFKTVERLEDLVRDKLLLVQKGQASQLEEKEKNELKKRKLLSEVTVKSYWITKGSCFSTTITKQETELTPEMIASGSWKEKKFKPYNFEAMGVALDCGHLHPLMKVRTQFRQIFLEMGFTEMPTNNFIESSFWNFDSLFQPQQHPARDQHDTFFLSDPAQAHEFPQDYLERVRKVHSEGGFGSQGYKYDWKIEEAQKNILRTHTTAVSARMLYKLAQQENFTPVKYFSIDRVFRNETLDATHLAEFHQIEGVVADFGLTLGDLMGILHQFFNKLGITKLRFKPAYNPYTEPSMEVFSYHEGLKKWVEVGNSGMFRPEMLLPMGLPEGVTVIAWGLSLERPTMIKYGINNIRELVGHKVNLQMVYDSPVCRLDS from the exons ATGGCTGACACTGGTCTTGTAGAAACGCTTCTTCAGCGGGTGGAAAAGGTGGACGGTGGTCTCGACAGTCAGGATGTTGCAACCAGTCTTGGTGTGGACCACCAAGCTATCGTCGGGGCTGTGAAGAGCCTACAGGCACTTGGTGAT GTGATCTCAGCTGAGCAGCGATCCTCGAAGCACTGGGAGCTGACTGGGGAAGGCTGTGAGATAGCCGAGCAGGGCAGCCATGAGGCCAGAGTCGTCAGCTCCATCCCAGAGGAAGGGATGCCTCAGAGTCAGCTCATG AAACTAGCCTTTGGGAAGGTGGGTTTCAGCAAGGCCATGTCCAACAAGTGGATCCGTCTGGACAAGGGCCACGAGGGCGGCCCCAGGATCTTCAAGACT GTGGAGCGCTTAGAAGACTTGGTGAGGGACAAGTTGCTCCTGGTACAGAAAGGCCAGGCGTCTCaactggaggagaaggagaagaatgaGCTGAAGAAACGCAAACTGCTCTCTGAAGT GACGGTCAAGTCCTATTGGATCACAAAGGGCAGCTGTTTCAGCACCACCATCACCAAGCAGGAGACAGAGCTCACCCCAGAGATGATCGCTAG TGGGAGCTGGAAGGAGAAGAAGTTCAAGCCTTATAACTTTGAGGCCATGGGTGTGGCCCTAGACTGTGGCCACCTGCATCCGCTCATGAAGGTCCGCACGCAGTTCAGACAGATCTTCCTGGAGATGGG CTTCACTGAGATGCCCACCAACAACTTCATTGAGAGCTCCTTCTGGAACTTTGACTCCCTGTTTCAGCCCCAGCAGCACCCAGCCAGGGACCAACACGACACCTTCTTCCTGTCTG ACCCAGCTCAGGCCCATGAGTTTCCCCAGGACTACctggagagagtgaggaaggTCCATTCAGAGGGAGGCTTTGGATCACAGGG GTACAAGTATGACTGGAAGATTGAGGAGGCTCAGAAGAACATCCTCCGTACTCACACCACAGCAGTCAGCGCTCGCATGCTGTATAAACTCGCTCAGCAG GAAAATTTCACCCCTGTCAAGTACTTCTCCATCGACAGAGTATTCCGTAATGAAACTCTGGATGCCACCCACTTGGCAGAGTTTCACCAGATTGAGGGAGTGGTGGCTGACTTTGGCCTTACCCTGGGTGACCTCATGGGCATCCTTCATCAGTTTTTCAATAAACTAG GAATCACCAAATTACGCTTTAAACCGGCCTACAATCCATACACCGAGCCGAGCATGGAAGTGTTCAGCTATCATGAAG GGCTGAAGAAGTGGGTGGAGGTGGGGAACTCTGGGATGTTCAGGCCAGAGATGCTGCTGCCTATGGGGCTCCCTGAGGGGGTGACGGTCATCGCCTGGGGGCTGTCTCTGGAGAG GCCCACCATGATCAAGTATGGCATCAACAACATCCGTGAGCTGGTGGGACACAAGGTCAACCTACAGATGGTCTACGACAGCCCTGTGTGTCGACTGGACTCTTAG